A single region of the Glycine max cultivar Williams 82 chromosome 20, Glycine_max_v4.0, whole genome shotgun sequence genome encodes:
- the LOC100778522 gene encoding transcriptional repressor ILP1, which translates to MSTAKSRNFRRRGGDDTESNDDNDGDTTSTTLPSKPPSSAKPKKKPQAPKLLSFADDEDETDENPRPRASKPHRTAATAKKPSSSHKITTLKDRIAHTSSPSVPTNVQPQAGTYTKEALRELQKNTRTLVSSSSSRSDPKPSSEPVIVLKGHVKPLGPETQGRDSDSDSEGEHREVEAKLATVGIQNKEDSFYPDEETIRAIRAKRERLRLARPAAPDYISLDGGSNHGAAEGLSDEEPEFRGRIAMFGEKVDGGKKGVFEEVEERRVDLRFKGGEEEVLDDDDDEEEKMWEEEQFRKGLGKRMDEGSARVDVAAAAVQGAQLQHNFVVPSAAKVYGAVPSAAASVSPSIGGAIESLPVLDVVPISQQAEAARKALLENVRRLKESHGRTMSSLSKTDENLSASLLNITALENSLVVADEKYRFMQKLRNYVTNICDFLQHKACYIEELEEQMKKLHQDRASAIFERRATNNDDEMVEVEEAVKAAMSVLIKKGNNMEAAKIAAQEAFAAVRKQRDLPVKLDEFGRDLNLEKRMNMKVRAEACQRKRSLAFGYNKVTSMEWDDHKIEGESSTDESDSESQAYQSQSDLVLQAADEIFSDASEEYGQLSLVKSRMEEWKREYSSTYKDAYMSLSLPLIFSPYVRLELLRWDPLHKGVDFQEMKWYKLLFTYGLPEDGKDFVHDDGDADLELVPNLVEKVALPILHYEISHCWDMLSQQETVNAIAATKLIVQHVSHESEALAGLLVSIRTRLADAVANLTVPTWSLPVLAAVPDAARVAAYRFGVSVRLLRNIGSWKDVFSMAVLEKVALDELLCGKVLPHLRVISENVQDAITRTERIIASLSGVWSGPSVIGDKNRKLQPLVTYVLSLGRILERRNVPESDTSHLARRLKKILVDLNEYDHARSMARTFHLKEAL; encoded by the exons ATGTCCACCGCCAAATCCCGCAACTTCCGCCGCCGCGGCGGCGACGACACCGAATCCAACGACGACAACGACGGCGACACCACCTCAACCACCCTCCCTTCCAAGCCCCCTTCCTCCGCCAAGCCCAAGAAGAAGCCCCAAGCCCCCAAGCTCCTCAGCTTCGCCGATGACGAAGACGAAACCGACGAAAACCCGCGTCCACGCGCCTCCAAACCCCACCGTACCGCCGCCACCGCCAAAAAACCCTCGTCCTCTCACAAAATCACCACTCTCAAGGACCGAATCGCGCATACCTCTTCCCCTTCGGTCCCTACCAACGTCCAACCGCAAGCCGGAACTTACACCAAAGAAGCCCTACGTGAGCTCCAGAAGAACACGCGAACGTTGGTCTCTAGCAGCTCCTCTCGCTCCGATCCCAAACCCTCCTCCGAGCCTGTCATCGTATTGAAGGGACACGTGAAACCCTTAGGTCCGGAGACCCAGGGTCGGGACTCCGATTCCGATTCCGAAGGCGAGCATAGAGAAGTTGAAGCCAAATTGGCCACCGTGGGCATTCAGAACAAGGAGGACTCGTTTTATCCTGATGAGGAAACCATCAGAGCTATCCGGGCGAAGCGGGAGCGGCTCCGGCTGGCGCGCCCCGCCGCGCCGGATTACATCTCCTTGGATGGTGGGAGCAATCATGGCGCTGCTGAGGGGCTGAGCGACGAGGAGCCAGAGTTTAGGGGCCGGATTGCGATGTTTGGGGAGAAGGTGGATGGTGGGAAGAAGGGTGTTTTTGAGGAGGTGGAGGAGAGGAGAGTGGATTTGAGGTTCAAGGGTGGAGAGGAAGAGGTGCTGGATGATGACGACGATGAGGAGGAGAAGATGTGGGAAGAGGAGCAGTTTAGGAAGGGGTTAGGGAAGAGAATGGATGAAGGGTCTGCTAGGGTTgatgttgctgctgctgctgtgcAAGGTGCTCAATTGCAGCACAATTTTGTTGTTCCCTCTGCAGCAAAGGTGTATGGTGCAGTTCCAAGTGCAGCAGCATCGGTGAGTCCCAGCATCGGAGGAGCAATTGAATCGTTGCCGGTTTTGGATGTCGTGCCTATATCGCAACAAGCCGAGGCTGCTAGGAAAGCTTTGCTTGAGAATGTGAGGAGGCTTAAG GAATCTCATGGAAGAACTATGTCATCATTGAGTAAAACTGATGAAAATTTATCTGCCTCCCTTTTGAACATCACTGCTCTTGAAAACTCTTTAGTAGTAGCTGATGAGAAGTACCGGTTTATGCAAAAGCTCCGAAATTATGTCACAAATATATGTGACTTTTTACAG CATAAAGCATGTTACATTGAGGAACTTGAAGAGCAGATGAAGAAACTTCATCAAGATCGTGCATCAGCCATTTTTGAAAGAAGAGCCACtaacaatgatgatgaaatGGTTGAGGTAGAAGAAGCTGTAAAAGCTGCAATGTCAGTTTTAATCAAGAAAGGTAACAATATGGAAGCCGCCAAAATTGCTGCTCAGGAAGCATTTGCTGCTGTaagaaaacaaagagatctGCCAGTGAAGTTAGATGAATTTGGTAGAGATTTAAATCTTGAGAAACGAATGAATATGAAAGTGAGGGCCGAGGCTTGTCAACGCAAGAGGTCACTAGCATTTGGTTATAATAAGGTCACATCCATGGAATGGGATGATCATAAAATAGAAGGTGAATCAAGCACTGATGAGAGTGATAGTGAGAGCCAAGCATATCAGTCACAAAGTGATTTGGTGCTGCAGGCTGCTGATGAGATTTTCAGTGATGCTTCTGAGGAATATGGTCAACTATCCTTGGTCAAAAGTAGAATGGAAGAATGGAAAAGAGAGTACTCATCAACCTATAAAGATGCTTATATGTCATTGAGTCTTCCACTGATCTTCTCTCCGTATGTAAGATTGGAACTCTTGAGGTGGGATCCACTCCACAAGGGTGTAGATTTTCAAGAGATGAAATG GTATAAATTGTTGTTCACTTATGGTTTGCCTGAAGATGGAAAAGATTTTGTTCATGATGATGGAGATGCTGACCTTGAACTTGTCCCAAACTTGGTGGAAAAGGTTGCACTTCCTATTCTGCACTATGAAATTTCCCATTGCTGGGACATGCTTAGTCAACAAGAAACAGTGAATGCTATTGCTGCTACAAAATTGATTGTGCAGCATGTGTCTCATGAAAGTGAAGCTCTTGCTGGTTTGCTAGTTTCCATTCGAACACGCTTAGCTGATGCTGTTGCTAATCTTACA GTCCCAACATGGAGTCTGCCTGTACTAGCTGCTGTTCCAGATGCTGCACGAGTTGCGGCGTATCGGTTTGGTGTGTCTGTTCGATTGTTGAGAAATATTGGCTCGTGGAAGGATGTATTTTCAATGGCGGTATTAGAGAAGGTTGCTCTAGATGAACTTTTGTGCGGAAAAGTTCTACCTCACTTAAGAGTCATATCAGAAAATGTTCAAGATGCAATAACAAGAACAGAACGGATTATTGCTTCCCTATCTGGGGTCTGGTCTGGTCCAAGTGTCATTGGagacaaaaa CCGCAAATTGCAGCCTCTGGTGACTTATGTGCTGTCACTTGGAAGGATTCTAGAGAGAAGAAATGTGCCAGAGAGTGACACAAGCCATCTAGCTCGTCGATTAAAGAAAATACTTGTTGACCTCAATGAATATGATCATGCTAGGAGCATGGCTAGAACCTTCCATCTCAAGGAGGCATTGTGA